The Phyllopteryx taeniolatus isolate TA_2022b chromosome 7, UOR_Ptae_1.2, whole genome shotgun sequence genome has a segment encoding these proteins:
- the uhrf1 gene encoding E3 ubiquitin-protein ligase UHRF1 isoform X2, translating to MGHKVNEMVDARDLNMGAWFEAQIVNVTKSPKFPKEDVVEMEDEQEEILYHVKYDDYPENGVIPFLAKDVRPRARTVHQWHELEPGMIVMVNYNPDDPKERGYWYDAEIQRKRETRTVREIYAKIILGDAGDSLNDCRIMFVTEIYKIEEPGSQSPIPAGSESPLKRLSGPECKRCKDDPDKNCRWCNCNICGIKQDPDKQLLCDECDLAYHTYCLNPPLTTIPEDEDWYCPNCRNDSNEVVLAGEKLKESKKKAKMASASSSSQRDWGKGMACVGRTTQCTIVPSNHYGPIPGVPVGSLWKFRVQVSEAGVHRPHVAGIHGRSNDGAYSLVLAGGYEDDVDDGNEFTYTGSGGRDLSGNKRTAEQSCDQTLTHMNRALALNCNVPVNDKNGAQAKNWKDGKPVRVVRSWKGCKHSKYCPKEGNRYDGIYKIAKYWPAKGKSGFLVWRYLLKRDDDEPAPWSRDGKERIKKLGLVMQYPAGYQKEKENKNEVEEEETPSKAKRKRESQSSASPKNSPAKSPKKVKVEIYKLSGEQKALIKNDTQNKKVWDEAMESLSLGPKFLNKVEEVFLCVCCQEVVYRPITTECQHNVCKECLQRSFKADVYTCPACRHDLGKNYSMTVNKPLQEILNQFFPGYSNGR from the exons atggggcacaag GTTAATGAAATGGTGGATGCAAGGGACTTGAATATGGGGGCGTGGTTTGAGGCCCAGATTGTGAATGTCACCAAGAGCCCCAAGTTTCCCAAAGAGGATGTGGTTGAGATGGAGGACGAACAGGAGGAGATACTGTACCACGTGAAATATGACGA TTACCCAGAGAATGGAGTGATCCCGTTTCTGGCTAAGGATGTACGCCCAAGGGCCCGGACTGTTCACCAGTGGCACGAGTTGGAGCCTGGTATGATCGTTATGGTCAACTACAATCCAGATGATCCGAAGGAGCGTGGCTATTGGTATGATGCTGAAATCCAGAGGAAAAGGGAGACGCGCACCGTGCGAGAGATTTACGCTAAGATTATTCTAGG agATGCAGGGGACTCTCTCAATGACTGCAGGATCATGTTTGTGACTGAAATTTACAAAATTGAGGAGCCTGGTTCTCAAAGTCCTATACCGGCTGGATCTGAGAGCCCACTGAAAA GATTAAGTGGACCTGAGTGCAAGCGCTGCAAGGATGATCCTGATAAAAACTGCCGCTGGTGTAATTGTAACATTTGCGGCATCAAGCAAGATCCTGACAAACAGCTTTTGTGTGACGAATGTGACCTGGCCTATCACACATACTGCCTGAACCCACCACTCACCACCATCCCAGAAGATGAAGACTG GTACTGTCCAAATTGCCGCAATGACTCGAATGAAGTTGTGCTCGCTGGAGAGAAGCTGAAGGAGAGTAAGAAAAAAGCTAAGATGGCTTCTGCCAGCTCTTCAAGCCAGAGGGACTGGGGCAAG GGAATGGCCTGTGTTGGTCGAACCACGCAGTGTACCATTGTCCCATCAAACCACTATGGCCCAATCCCTGGTGTTCCTGTTGGCTCATTGTGGAAGTTCAGAGTTCAG GTTAGTGAGGCTGGCGTCCACAGGCCACACGTAGCTGGGATCCACGGCAGGAGCAATGATGGTGCCTACTCTCTGGTCTTGGCAGGAGGCTATGAAGATGATGTG GATGATGGGAATGAGTTTACTTACACTGGTTCTGGAGGACGAGATCTGTCTGGGAACAAGAGGACTGCTGAGCAATCATGTGATCAGACACTTACCCACATGAACCG TGCACTTGCTCTCAACTGCAATGTTCCTGTCAATGACAAGAATGGTGCTCAGGCAAAGAACTGGAAGGATGGGAAGCCAGTCAGAGTGGTTCGCAGCTGGAAGGGTTGCAAGCACAGTAAATACTGTCCTAAGGAAGGAAACCGATATGACGGAATTTACAAG ATAGCGAAGTACTGGCCTGCCAAAGGAAAATCTGGCTTCTTGGTTTGGCGCTACCTCCTTAAGCGGGATGACGATGAGCCAGCACCATGGAGCAGAGATGGCAAGGAACGCATCAAGAAGCTTGGTCTTGTCATGCAG TATCCTGCAGGTTATCAGaaggagaaagaaaacaaaaatgaagtgGAAGAAGAGGAGACTCCCAGCAAggcaaagagaaagagagaatcTCAGAGCAGTG CATCTCCAAAGAACTCGCCAGCCAAGAGTCCCAAGAAAGTGAAGGTGGAAATTTACAAGTTGTCTGGAGAGCAGAAGGCACTCATCAAGaatgacacacaaaacaagaaaGTGTGGGATGAAGCCATGGAGTCGCTGTCACTCGGCCCG AAATTTCTGAACAAAGTTGAAGAGGTTTTCCTCTGCGTTTGCTGCCAAGAAGTGGTGTATCGGCCCATCACCACTGAGTGCCAACACAATGTCtgcaag GAATGCCTTCAGCGTTCCTTCAAAGCAGATGTGTACACCTGCCCGGCCTGCcgacatgacttgggcaaaaacTACTCCATGACTGTCAACAAGCCGCTGCAAGAGATCCTAAATCAGTTTTTCCCAGGTTACAGCAATGGACGATGA